A stretch of [Clostridium] innocuum DNA encodes these proteins:
- a CDS encoding insulinase family protein has translation MKTITNKRYGESYVEETLENGLHVVLWQKPDYEKSLFMMATPLGAMDMKQVDEQGKELHFPAGIAHFLEHKMFEMGDSDVMELFSRMGASVNAFTSYTETAYYFSTTSDVKEPLNLLLDFVQELDISEESVEKEKGIIIQELHMYKEMSDSRLLMETFSSLYQQHPLRYDIGGDDESVNSITLQQLQDCYALNYHPASMILVGVSKEDPKKLLALIKENQKKKTFAPISSVKRLAYTEPKQPARESFSFTMDVSLPKLSYACKLQGIEDVYARTKAEWCIKIMLDAVFSSLNPDFQQWLDEGIINDYVGSEVDLGKDYGMVMFYAETTKKEAFLAVVKAVLARISSADITQELLDQLKNRYFGQSVRSLNSFDDIAITYVRSYFDQADFFRLLDVLYEITLEDIQRVCAALKEAPGTLVELLPENCS, from the coding sequence ATGAAAACAATCACGAATAAGCGCTATGGAGAAAGCTACGTAGAGGAAACTCTGGAGAATGGGCTGCATGTTGTTCTCTGGCAGAAGCCGGATTATGAAAAATCGCTTTTCATGATGGCGACACCGCTTGGTGCCATGGATATGAAGCAGGTGGATGAACAGGGGAAGGAATTGCATTTTCCTGCAGGAATTGCTCATTTTCTGGAGCATAAGATGTTTGAAATGGGGGACAGTGATGTCATGGAGCTGTTTTCCCGCATGGGGGCCAGTGTGAATGCCTTTACCTCCTATACAGAAACAGCATATTACTTTTCAACGACATCCGATGTAAAGGAACCGCTGAATCTGCTTCTGGATTTTGTGCAGGAGCTGGATATCAGTGAGGAATCCGTGGAAAAGGAAAAGGGGATCATCATACAGGAGTTGCATATGTATAAGGAAATGAGTGATTCCCGACTGCTTATGGAAACCTTTTCCTCCCTGTATCAGCAGCACCCGCTTCGCTATGATATCGGTGGTGATGATGAAAGTGTAAACAGCATCACACTGCAGCAGCTGCAGGATTGCTATGCACTGAATTATCATCCGGCATCAATGATTCTGGTCGGTGTCAGCAAGGAGGATCCCAAAAAGCTGCTTGCGCTGATCAAGGAAAATCAGAAGAAAAAGACATTTGCACCGATTTCCAGTGTTAAGCGTCTGGCTTATACGGAGCCGAAACAGCCCGCGAGGGAAAGCTTTTCCTTCACTATGGATGTCAGCCTGCCGAAGCTTTCGTATGCCTGCAAGCTGCAGGGTATTGAGGATGTCTATGCCCGTACCAAGGCGGAGTGGTGTATCAAAATCATGCTGGATGCTGTGTTCAGTTCATTGAATCCGGATTTTCAGCAATGGCTGGATGAGGGAATCATCAATGACTATGTCGGCAGCGAGGTTGATCTGGGAAAGGACTACGGCATGGTGATGTTCTATGCGGAAACGACGAAGAAGGAGGCGTTTCTTGCGGTTGTCAAAGCGGTGCTCGCCCGTATCAGCAGTGCCGATATTACACAGGAGCTGCTGGATCAGCTGAAAAACCGCTATTTCGGACAGTCTGTGCGCAGTCTGAACAGCTTTGATGATATTGCAATCACCTATGTTCGCAGCTATTTTGATCAGGCGGATTTCTTCCGGCTGCTGGATGTGCTTTATGAAATTACACTGGAGGACATTCAACGGGTCTGTGCAGCTCTGAAGGAAGCGCCAGGCACACTGGTGGAGCTGCTGCCGGAAAACTGCTCGTAA
- a CDS encoding single-stranded DNA-binding protein, which yields MNVIAFVGELTELSEIRTSAAGNRFATMMIRVQRPFANSEGVYEYDNLNIMLWKGIAETAMAAAQVGDHVSVKGRMQSHTFEGQDGKLHRSYDLIAEHVSFIKKER from the coding sequence ATGAACGTGATAGCTTTTGTAGGTGAACTGACGGAACTGTCAGAAATCCGTACATCGGCAGCCGGGAATCGTTTTGCGACTATGATGATTCGTGTTCAGCGCCCCTTTGCGAACAGCGAGGGTGTTTATGAATATGACAATCTGAATATCATGCTCTGGAAGGGCATTGCGGAAACGGCGATGGCGGCAGCGCAGGTGGGAGATCATGTGTCTGTAAAGGGACGCATGCAGTCACATACCTTTGAAGGGCAGGACGGCAAGCTGCATCGCAGCTATGATCTGATTGCGGAGCACGTTTCCTTTATCAAAAAGGAACGCTGA
- the rpsD gene encoding 30S ribosomal protein S4, which produces MSRINGPVWKTSRRLGFSILETGEELQKRAYAPGQHGPTKRVKLTNYGQQLREKQKIRYMYGLNERQFYNTFIKASKMKGVTGDNFLGLLESRLDNLVYRMGFARTRRAARQLVNHGHILVNGKKVDIPSFIAKPGMVVEIKEKSRDMKAINEALEATLNTVAFIDVDKDAKKGTYLRLPERSELNSEFNELLVVEFYNR; this is translated from the coding sequence ATGTCAAGAATCAATGGACCGGTTTGGAAAACATCCCGCCGTCTTGGTTTCTCTATTCTGGAAACCGGAGAAGAGCTTCAGAAACGTGCATATGCACCAGGTCAGCACGGACCTACGAAACGTGTAAAATTAACAAACTACGGACAGCAGCTGCGTGAAAAGCAGAAAATCCGTTACATGTATGGATTGAACGAGCGTCAGTTCTACAACACTTTCATCAAAGCAAGCAAGATGAAGGGTGTAACTGGTGACAACTTCCTGGGTCTGCTGGAATCCCGTCTGGATAACCTGGTTTACCGTATGGGCTTTGCCCGCACTCGCCGTGCTGCTCGTCAGCTGGTTAACCACGGACACATTCTGGTTAACGGTAAGAAAGTTGATATCCCTAGCTTTATCGCAAAACCAGGTATGGTTGTGGAAATCAAGGAGAAATCCAGAGATATGAAGGCAATCAACGAGGCACTGGAAGCAACACTGAATACCGTAGCATTCATCGATGTTGATAAAGATGCAAAGAAGGGTACCTACCTTCGTCTGCCAGAGCGCAGTGAGCTGAATTCCGAGTTCAACGAACTGCTGGTAGTAGAATTCTACAACAGATAA
- a CDS encoding septation ring formation regulator EzrA gives MENFINNVKNVVSLDVLIYIVIALVAIVILTIIMMVLRQKQARKQLDELELSYNSLKGIPLAFKLNKAVALSRVNEEMSQRVESCRTDFDNIQEQLKECSVTLAEADDLIYVHKAKAAKRRMEKLREQMAELEGVAKDVNQALDSILEQENEQRVHINKLKDDFRIIKRNINENRASFSQSYEYLEMEIAGIEKMFSAFEEWMFASEFNKAADQQKEIRESVAHLKELVDVLPSMYERARGVLPRAIDEVGYQYAQAKNKGVYTEHLEVRKNLDIISDMLKNDLNKLRNGNPKDVHEDLNDCEKRISQLAEQLSREEGAFDEVSDNVDILFDTIRSINMDVEAIEELYNRVYERFGFENWTQRLQEVHERLSVLNDMQRKLEAVIAQNKVPYSTILIAYKELEQSAAAFTNEVGEMKQKLDNACSDEERAKKQLIKLQLIVNEIRVKMSKHRLPSVSQKYEDDLHKGEIMIKDIQVILDNSPLDVKRLNAELRSAIDYIYTLYNSVNNLVGMAIMVENTIVFGNRYRSSFPDIDSELTRAELCFRNGQYTKALKIGIQCIEKMHPGAYEKLINKKDPSILNAGE, from the coding sequence ATGGAGAATTTTATCAACAATGTCAAAAATGTTGTTTCCCTTGATGTTTTGATCTATATAGTGATTGCGCTGGTCGCCATCGTCATACTTACGATCATCATGATGGTCCTGCGTCAAAAGCAGGCAAGAAAGCAATTGGATGAACTGGAGCTGAGCTACAACTCGCTGAAGGGAATTCCACTTGCTTTTAAATTGAACAAGGCTGTGGCACTGTCACGGGTCAATGAGGAAATGAGTCAGCGTGTGGAAAGCTGCCGTACGGATTTTGACAATATTCAGGAGCAGCTGAAGGAATGCAGCGTTACACTGGCCGAGGCGGATGATCTGATCTATGTTCATAAAGCCAAGGCCGCAAAGCGGCGCATGGAGAAGCTACGGGAACAGATGGCAGAGCTGGAGGGTGTCGCAAAGGATGTCAATCAGGCACTGGACAGCATTTTGGAGCAGGAAAACGAGCAGCGTGTACATATCAATAAGCTGAAGGATGATTTTCGTATCATCAAGCGCAATATCAATGAGAACCGTGCCTCCTTCTCCCAGAGCTATGAATATCTGGAAATGGAGATTGCAGGTATTGAAAAGATGTTTTCAGCCTTTGAGGAATGGATGTTTGCGTCCGAATTCAACAAGGCCGCTGATCAGCAGAAGGAAATACGGGAATCTGTCGCTCATTTAAAGGAGCTGGTGGATGTCCTGCCATCCATGTATGAGCGTGCCAGAGGTGTTCTTCCGCGAGCAATCGATGAAGTCGGTTATCAGTATGCACAGGCGAAAAACAAGGGTGTGTATACCGAGCATCTGGAGGTTCGCAAGAATCTGGATATCATCAGCGACATGCTGAAAAATGATTTGAATAAGCTTCGCAACGGAAATCCGAAGGATGTTCATGAGGATCTCAACGATTGTGAAAAACGCATTTCCCAGCTTGCCGAACAGCTGAGCAGGGAAGAGGGTGCCTTCGATGAGGTCAGCGACAATGTCGACATCCTCTTTGATACGATTCGCAGCATCAATATGGATGTGGAAGCTATCGAGGAGCTGTATAACCGCGTATATGAACGGTTTGGCTTTGAAAACTGGACCCAGCGGCTGCAGGAGGTGCATGAGCGCCTTTCTGTATTAAACGACATGCAGCGCAAGCTGGAGGCTGTCATCGCACAAAACAAGGTGCCATACTCCACAATACTGATTGCATATAAGGAGCTGGAGCAGAGTGCGGCTGCCTTCACCAATGAGGTTGGTGAAATGAAGCAGAAGCTCGACAATGCCTGCAGTGATGAGGAGCGGGCAAAGAAACAGCTGATCAAGCTGCAGCTGATTGTGAATGAAATTCGTGTGAAAATGTCCAAGCACCGGCTGCCGAGTGTTTCACAAAAATATGAGGATGACCTGCATAAAGGGGAAATCATGATCAAGGACATTCAGGTGATTCTGGATAATTCTCCGCTGGATGTCAAACGCCTGAACGCCGAGCTGCGCAGTGCGATTGATTATATTTATACATTATATAACAGTGTGAATAATCTGGTGGGAATGGCAATTATGGTGGAAAATACGATTGTGTTTGGAAACCGGTATCGCTCCTCCTTTCCGGATATCGACAGTGAGCTGACAAGAGCAGAGCTGTGCTTTCGAAACGGGCAGTATACCAAGGCATTGAAAATCGGCATCCAGTGCATTGAGAAAATGCATCCGGGAGCTTATGAAAAGCTGATCAACAAGAAGGATCCAAGTATCCTGAATGCGGGGGAGTAG
- a CDS encoding cysteine desulfurase — MIYLDYASTTPICPEILKTYTRLLEKHYGNSDSLHELGRETGKLMEQSRAQIAQLLHVYKDEILFTSCASESNNAAIKGAAWKYANRGKHLITTCVEHSSIHNAMKQLQEVFGYEVTYLPVNAKGCVEVEDLKQALRKDTVLVSMMMVNNETGAVNAIRECAQYVHANSRALFHMDGVQALGKLEVDLSCVDLATFSAHKIYGLKGSAILYKKRNVELVPLISGGQQENGLRAGTSNAPTNIVFAKTLRLAMEQREDAYAHVQKLNSYLRKALSTMEDIVINSPEEGSPFILNISNLRIGSEIMLNALNAKGFAVSAQSTCSSHSKAVSAVLLAMGLGEQRATHAIRISLSHLTTREEVDAFLQALKEINHDYRTK; from the coding sequence ATGATTTATCTGGATTATGCCTCCACCACGCCGATTTGCCCGGAAATTTTAAAAACCTATACCAGGCTTTTGGAGAAGCATTACGGCAACAGTGATTCTCTGCATGAGCTGGGAAGGGAAACCGGTAAATTGATGGAACAAAGCCGTGCACAGATTGCACAGCTTTTGCACGTTTATAAGGATGAGATTCTGTTTACCTCCTGTGCCAGCGAATCCAACAATGCGGCAATCAAGGGGGCAGCCTGGAAATATGCCAATCGCGGCAAGCATCTGATCACCACCTGTGTGGAGCATTCCAGCATTCATAATGCCATGAAACAGCTGCAGGAGGTTTTTGGATATGAGGTGACCTATCTTCCCGTGAATGCGAAGGGTTGCGTGGAAGTAGAAGATTTGAAGCAAGCATTACGAAAGGATACTGTTCTGGTATCCATGATGATGGTGAATAATGAAACCGGGGCAGTGAATGCGATTCGTGAATGTGCCCAGTACGTGCACGCCAATTCCAGGGCACTCTTTCACATGGATGGTGTACAGGCGCTGGGAAAGCTGGAGGTCGATCTTTCCTGTGTTGATCTGGCAACCTTTTCCGCCCATAAAATCTACGGACTGAAGGGCAGCGCTATCCTATATAAGAAAAGAAATGTAGAGCTGGTCCCGCTTATCAGCGGCGGTCAGCAGGAAAACGGACTGCGAGCCGGCACCAGCAATGCACCGACAAATATTGTGTTTGCGAAAACGCTGCGCCTTGCCATGGAACAGCGTGAGGATGCCTATGCCCATGTGCAAAAGCTGAACAGCTACCTTCGTAAAGCGCTGTCCACAATGGAGGATATCGTGATCAATTCCCCAGAGGAAGGCAGCCCGTTTATCCTCAATATATCCAATCTGCGCATTGGCAGTGAAATCATGCTCAATGCACTGAATGCCAAAGGCTTTGCTGTTTCTGCCCAAAGCACGTGTTCATCACACAGTAAAGCGGTTTCCGCAGTTCTGCTTGCTATGGGGTTGGGGGAGCAGCGTGCAACCCATGCAATACGCATATCCCTGTCGCATCTGACTACCAGAGAGGAAGTCGATGCCTTTTTACAGGCTTTAAAGGAGATCAATCATGACTATCGAACAAAATAA
- the thiI gene encoding tRNA 4-thiouridine(8) synthase ThiI: protein MTIEQNNIVYNHILVRFGELSTKGKNKKDFIKRLLTNVKNALRDYDRLSYERTHDRLYIMLNGEDPHAVSEHLQKVFGISSFSFAIRVDSDIEAMKQTALQVAKESDARTFKIEARRSHKLFPMISDEINRAVAGEILRNTELKVNVREPQLRIQIEVHQEDTYIMTGRIAGAGGYPVGVGGKALVMLSGGIDSPVASYLTMKRGVAIECVHYASPPYTSQAAQDKVLELARQLAPYQGHIRVHVVPFTDLQLAIYKNCDESYAITIMRRMMYRIAQRLCEQQHCLAIVNGESIGQVASQTLESMQTINCVTTTPVIRPVACMDKVEIINVSRAIDTYDISIQPFEDCCTIFTPKNPVTKPTIQRSERLEARFDYESLLQECIEKTEHVDVYPKAKLDEDIF, encoded by the coding sequence ATGACTATCGAACAAAATAACATTGTATATAACCATATTCTTGTCCGCTTCGGAGAGCTGTCCACGAAGGGAAAGAATAAAAAGGATTTCATCAAGCGCTTATTAACAAATGTGAAAAATGCGCTTCGGGATTATGACAGACTGAGCTATGAGCGTACCCATGACAGACTGTACATCATGCTGAACGGAGAAGATCCGCACGCTGTCAGCGAGCATCTGCAGAAGGTATTCGGTATTTCCTCCTTTTCCTTCGCAATCCGCGTGGATTCCGATATCGAGGCGATGAAGCAAACGGCACTGCAGGTGGCGAAGGAAAGCGATGCACGGACCTTTAAAATCGAAGCACGCAGAAGTCACAAGCTGTTTCCGATGATTTCCGATGAAATCAACCGTGCTGTTGCCGGAGAGATTCTGCGGAACACTGAACTGAAGGTGAATGTGCGAGAGCCGCAGTTACGCATCCAGATCGAGGTGCATCAGGAGGATACCTATATTATGACTGGCAGAATTGCCGGGGCAGGCGGTTATCCGGTCGGTGTCGGCGGGAAGGCGCTGGTCATGCTGTCCGGTGGAATTGATTCCCCGGTCGCATCCTATCTGACCATGAAGCGCGGCGTTGCGATCGAATGCGTTCATTATGCATCACCACCATACACCAGTCAGGCAGCACAGGACAAGGTACTTGAGCTTGCCCGTCAGCTTGCCCCGTATCAGGGACATATTCGTGTCCATGTGGTGCCTTTTACAGACTTACAGCTTGCCATCTATAAAAACTGTGATGAAAGCTATGCCATTACGATAATGCGCCGTATGATGTATCGCATTGCACAGCGGCTTTGCGAGCAGCAGCACTGTCTTGCCATTGTCAATGGGGAAAGCATCGGACAGGTAGCGAGTCAGACACTGGAAAGTATGCAAACCATTAACTGTGTAACGACAACACCGGTTATTCGTCCGGTTGCCTGCATGGACAAGGTGGAAATCATCAATGTTTCCCGTGCCATTGACACCTATGATATCTCCATACAGCCCTTTGAGGACTGCTGTACGATATTTACGCCGAAAAACCCGGTAACCAAACCGACGATTCAGCGCTCAGAACGGCTGGAGGCGCGCTTTGATTATGAGTCTTTGCTGCAGGAATGCATCGAGAAGACAGAGCATGTGGATGTATACCCGAAAGCGAAGCTTGATGAGGATATTTTTTAG
- a CDS encoding nitroreductase: protein MEFNEVAVTRKSIRKYAARPVAKEDIEAMLRCAMEAPSWKNSQTARYHVITSSTILQAMKQEGLAPFNAENTKDAPVLIVTSFVKDVAGFDKDGTPSNELGNLWGAYDLGLHNENLLLKARDLGLDTLVMGIRDAKAIQRLLNIPETEIIVSVISVGYKAMDPEKPKRKKLDDIVTYYET from the coding sequence ATGGAATTTAATGAAGTTGCAGTCACAAGAAAAAGCATCCGTAAATATGCCGCAAGACCGGTGGCAAAAGAGGATATCGAAGCAATGCTTCGCTGTGCCATGGAGGCACCGAGCTGGAAGAATTCCCAGACAGCACGCTATCACGTCATCACATCTTCGACCATACTGCAGGCTATGAAGCAGGAAGGTCTGGCCCCCTTTAATGCAGAAAACACAAAGGATGCTCCGGTACTCATTGTCACAAGCTTTGTAAAGGATGTGGCCGGCTTTGATAAGGACGGTACCCCGAGCAATGAGCTCGGAAATCTGTGGGGTGCCTATGATCTGGGCCTGCATAATGAAAATCTTTTATTAAAGGCAAGGGATCTTGGGCTTGATACCCTTGTGATGGGCATCCGTGATGCAAAAGCCATACAAAGACTTCTCAACATCCCAGAGACGGAAATTATTGTCAGCGTCATCAGTGTCGGCTACAAGGCCATGGACCCTGAGAAGCCAAAGCGTAAGAAGCTGGACGATATCGTAACGTATTACGAAACATAA
- a CDS encoding methyltransferase domain-containing protein, translated as MLLCPKCGNKLVREERVWRCQNNHSYDIAKRGYVNLALHHKALSGDDREMVKARTRFLSHGYYAPLQAALVELVRGYHPSVVIDAGCGEGYYTNRVKQETETLLGFDLSKYAVDEACKARSGAVYAVASVFHMPLCDACADMVLSVFAPFQAEEFLRVLQPGGIFIKVGPGPQHLMGLKEILYDVPYENPSETLQQEGFILEKTQTVEATICIRDAADIQALFHMTPYYWKTPKDAAMLLQELDELKTKIQFQIEIYRKDENMLNKQEQAML; from the coding sequence ATGCTGTTATGTCCGAAATGCGGAAATAAACTGGTCAGGGAGGAACGCGTATGGCGCTGTCAGAATAACCATTCCTATGACATTGCAAAGCGCGGATATGTCAATCTGGCGCTGCATCATAAAGCGCTCAGCGGGGATGATCGGGAAATGGTAAAGGCACGCACACGATTTTTATCCCATGGATATTATGCACCGCTGCAGGCTGCACTGGTTGAGCTGGTACGGGGCTATCATCCGTCAGTCGTCATAGATGCAGGCTGTGGGGAGGGGTATTATACGAACAGAGTGAAACAGGAAACGGAAACACTGCTTGGCTTTGACTTATCCAAGTATGCAGTCGATGAAGCGTGCAAGGCCAGAAGCGGTGCGGTATATGCGGTGGCGAGTGTTTTCCATATGCCCCTGTGTGATGCCTGTGCCGATATGGTGCTTTCTGTGTTTGCGCCGTTTCAGGCAGAGGAATTTCTGCGTGTCTTACAGCCGGGTGGTATCTTCATCAAGGTTGGTCCCGGTCCGCAGCATCTGATGGGGCTCAAGGAAATCCTGTATGATGTGCCCTATGAAAATCCGTCGGAAACGCTGCAGCAGGAGGGCTTCATTCTGGAAAAAACGCAGACGGTGGAAGCTACTATCTGTATTCGGGATGCAGCTGATATTCAGGCACTGTTTCATATGACGCCCTATTACTGGAAAACACCAAAGGATGCGGCTATGCTCTTGCAGGAGCTGGATGAGCTGAAAACGAAAATTCAGTTTCAAATCGAAATCTATCGCAAAGATGAAAACATGCTTAACAAACAAGAGCAGGCTATGCTATAA
- the ffh gene encoding signal recognition particle protein, with product MAFESLSERLGKAFKNITGKGKLSEKNMNDMLREVRMSLLEADVNYGVVKDFIARVKEQALGTEVMTSLNPGQMVVKIVHDEIVALLGSEDAPVNYKSSGITTVMMVGLQGTGKTTASAKIANVMKKKQSRKPLLVACDVIRPAAIEQLKTLGESIGVEVFSLGVETKALETAKQSMDYAKENGYDTVLFDTAGRLHIDEELMQELSDIKAFVHPDDILLTVDAMTGQDIVNVAGSFHEQLEVTGLVLTKLDGDSRGGGILSVRSITQVPVKFVGLGEKIDDLDVFHPDRMADRILGMGDIMSLVEQAQDKMDIEASTKSANRMMSGQFTLTDMLVQFQQLEKMGSLGGMMKLIPGMNQLAGQIDEAKAGNKMKKSTAIIQSMTMEERENPNILRASRKNRIAKGSGTTVADVNRLLNEYEKMKQVMKQMGAMTKSGKMPNMGGMGAMGAMKNMRSMNKMMRQGGKRGKR from the coding sequence ATGGCATTTGAATCACTAAGTGAACGTCTGGGAAAGGCGTTTAAAAATATAACCGGAAAGGGAAAGCTGAGCGAAAAAAATATGAACGACATGCTGCGCGAGGTGCGTATGTCGTTGCTGGAGGCCGATGTTAATTACGGCGTCGTTAAGGATTTCATTGCCCGCGTAAAGGAACAGGCACTGGGAACGGAGGTCATGACCTCTCTGAATCCGGGGCAGATGGTTGTAAAAATCGTTCATGACGAAATCGTAGCGCTGCTGGGAAGCGAGGATGCTCCGGTAAATTATAAAAGCAGTGGAATAACAACTGTCATGATGGTGGGTCTGCAGGGTACCGGTAAAACAACGGCATCCGCAAAGATCGCCAACGTAATGAAGAAAAAGCAGAGCCGCAAGCCGTTGCTGGTAGCCTGTGATGTTATTCGTCCTGCAGCGATTGAACAGCTGAAAACACTGGGGGAAAGCATTGGTGTTGAGGTCTTTTCACTTGGTGTGGAGACCAAGGCGCTGGAAACAGCGAAGCAGTCAATGGATTATGCCAAGGAAAACGGCTATGATACCGTGCTCTTTGATACTGCCGGGCGTCTGCATATTGATGAAGAGCTGATGCAGGAGCTGTCCGATATCAAGGCTTTTGTACATCCGGATGATATTTTGCTGACTGTCGATGCAATGACCGGACAGGATATTGTGAATGTTGCAGGCAGCTTCCATGAACAGCTGGAGGTTACCGGTCTCGTATTGACGAAGCTGGATGGTGATTCCAGAGGCGGTGGTATTCTGTCTGTGCGCTCCATCACACAGGTTCCGGTAAAGTTTGTCGGTCTGGGTGAAAAAATTGACGACTTGGATGTGTTCCATCCGGATCGTATGGCCGATCGTATTCTGGGCATGGGAGATATCATGTCTCTGGTCGAGCAGGCACAGGATAAAATGGATATCGAAGCGAGCACGAAATCTGCGAATCGCATGATGAGCGGACAGTTTACTCTGACAGACATGCTTGTGCAGTTCCAGCAGCTTGAAAAAATGGGGTCTCTGGGCGGTATGATGAAGCTGATTCCGGGGATGAACCAGCTGGCAGGGCAGATCGACGAAGCCAAAGCCGGCAACAAAATGAAGAAAAGCACCGCAATCATTCAGAGTATGACGATGGAGGAGCGGGAGAATCCCAATATCCTTCGTGCATCCAGAAAGAATCGTATTGCCAAAGGTAGTGGTACAACGGTAGCGGATGTAAACCGGCTGTTGAATGAATATGAGAAAATGAAGCAGGTCATGAAGCAGATGGGTGCTATGACCAAGTCCGGTAAAATGCCGAACATGGGCGGTATGGGAGCCATGGGGGCGATGAAAAACATGCGCAGCATGAATAAGATGATGCGTCAGGGCGGAAAACGAGGAAAACGATAA
- a CDS encoding lactate dehydrogenase, whose amino-acid sequence MKVFVYGYRKEEAAYFSACAKAMQLEIGTCAQRPTLENAQLCQGYECISVLSTPIDAALLQKLQEVGVRFLSTRTVGYDHIDLAYARKIGIHIGNATYASESVADYTIMLILMALRKMKLILQSAVSQDYSFDAVLGSNLKGKTLGVIGTGAIGQTLIRHIAGFDCRILAYNPHPRKEMEQYVTYVDLNTLYQNSDIITLHVPLNDATYHLLNEAAFARMKPGVIIVNTARGPLIDNTALIAAIESGKVGAAALDVVEGETGIYYNRRKGKILKQHDMAVLNSFPNVLLTPHLAFLTDDSYRDMVTHSMKSCYLFMHGEENPWLIQ is encoded by the coding sequence ATGAAGGTATTTGTATATGGCTATCGAAAAGAGGAAGCTGCTTATTTCAGTGCCTGTGCAAAAGCGATGCAGCTGGAAATCGGTACCTGTGCACAGCGACCGACACTGGAAAATGCACAGCTTTGTCAGGGCTATGAATGCATCAGTGTGCTATCAACACCGATCGATGCTGCATTGCTGCAGAAATTGCAGGAGGTAGGTGTCCGCTTTCTGTCAACACGTACTGTCGGCTATGATCACATTGACCTTGCTTATGCCAGAAAAATCGGTATTCATATTGGAAATGCAACCTATGCGAGTGAGAGTGTGGCGGACTATACGATTATGCTGATTCTGATGGCATTGCGTAAAATGAAGCTGATTTTGCAGAGTGCGGTCAGTCAGGATTATTCCTTTGATGCGGTATTGGGCAGCAATCTGAAGGGAAAAACACTCGGAGTGATTGGGACGGGAGCCATCGGACAGACGCTCATTCGTCATATAGCCGGCTTTGATTGCCGAATACTTGCCTATAATCCACATCCGCGAAAGGAAATGGAGCAATATGTGACCTATGTGGATTTGAATACCCTGTATCAAAACAGCGACATTATCACGCTGCATGTACCGTTAAACGATGCCACCTACCATTTGCTCAATGAAGCGGCTTTTGCCCGGATGAAGCCTGGTGTAATCATCGTGAATACAGCACGCGGTCCTCTGATCGATAATACGGCGTTGATTGCTGCGATAGAATCAGGAAAGGTCGGTGCAGCTGCGCTGGATGTCGTCGAGGGAGAAACCGGTATCTATTACAATCGAAGGAAAGGGAAGATACTGAAGCAGCATGATATGGCTGTATTAAACTCCTTTCCCAATGTACTGCTAACACCGCATCTCGCTTTCTTAACCGATGATTCCTATCGGGATATGGTGACACATTCGATGAAGAGCTGCTATCTGTTTATGCACGGTGAGGAAAATCCATGGCTTATTCAGTAG
- a CDS encoding RNA polymerase sigma factor → MRTYADMTFEEVMEAFADTVTRLAYLRMGNEQDAKDIFQNVFLKLYTQTMEFHDPQHVKAWLIQTTIHACADEHRKFWRKHHIRLDEAFAQVEDVQERNELYELMELVPNHRNALYLYYYEGYSIREISRLMNARENTVKSWMRRGKQELRSLLGGEEDA, encoded by the coding sequence ATGAGAACTTATGCGGATATGACATTTGAAGAAGTTATGGAAGCCTTTGCGGATACTGTGACCCGTCTTGCATATTTGCGGATGGGAAATGAGCAGGATGCAAAGGATATCTTTCAAAATGTCTTTTTGAAGCTATATACACAGACAATGGAATTTCACGATCCTCAGCATGTGAAGGCTTGGCTGATTCAAACAACGATTCATGCGTGTGCAGATGAGCATCGAAAATTCTGGCGAAAGCATCATATACGGCTCGATGAAGCCTTTGCTCAGGTGGAGGATGTACAGGAGCGCAATGAGCTGTATGAGCTGATGGAGCTGGTACCCAACCATCGCAATGCTTTGTATTTATATTATTATGAGGGCTATTCCATACGGGAAATCAGTAGACTCATGAACGCACGCGAGAATACTGTGAAGTCCTGGATGCGGCGCGGGAAACAGGAGCTGCGCAGTCTTTTGGGAGGTGAAGAGGATGCGTGA